A window of the Rhizobium brockwellii genome harbors these coding sequences:
- a CDS encoding c-type cytochrome, producing MMRIVKIILAAVVAICLIAVAGVYVLSEMRLSRTYDVAAADFTVKTTLSAEEAERRARTLMCGGCHHDAGYVLLDEPGVGRIVAPNLTRFVPMYSDAELVRLIRHGVKKDGTGAVIMPASNFANISDDDMAAIITWLRSLKPLPDAVEGTTQWGPLGRIGLALDKIPFEADLVPAVITPAATRPADIGEYAFKTGCGHCHNLDTAKQSEAFLAPALKPLAQSYSAVDFKTLLRTGKGVGGRDLGVMTEVSQWDFSHFTDVEIEQIQTYLARRP from the coding sequence ATGATGCGCATTGTGAAAATCATTCTCGCGGCGGTCGTCGCGATCTGTCTCATCGCCGTTGCCGGCGTCTATGTCCTGTCGGAGATGCGTCTCTCCAGGACCTATGACGTCGCAGCGGCCGATTTCACTGTCAAGACGACGCTGTCTGCCGAAGAAGCCGAACGCCGCGCCCGCACGCTGATGTGCGGCGGCTGTCATCACGACGCCGGCTATGTGCTACTCGATGAGCCGGGCGTCGGCCGGATCGTCGCGCCGAACCTGACCCGCTTCGTGCCGATGTACAGCGACGCCGAACTCGTTCGCCTCATCCGCCATGGCGTCAAGAAGGACGGCACCGGTGCCGTCATCATGCCGGCGAGCAACTTCGCCAATATCAGCGACGACGACATGGCGGCAATCATCACCTGGCTGCGCAGTCTGAAGCCGCTGCCCGACGCCGTCGAGGGAACGACACAGTGGGGGCCGCTCGGACGCATCGGCCTGGCGCTCGACAAGATCCCTTTCGAAGCCGATCTGGTGCCGGCTGTCATCACCCCTGCCGCCACTCGCCCGGCCGATATCGGCGAATATGCCTTCAAGACGGGTTGCGGCCATTGCCACAATCTCGATACGGCAAAACAGTCGGAAGCCTTCCTGGCGCCGGCGCTTAAGCCGCTGGCGCAATCCTATTCGGCTGTCGATTTCAAGACGCTGCTGCGCACCGGCAAGGGTGTCGGCGGCCGCGATCTCGGCGTGATGACGGAGGTTTCCCAATGGGACTTCAGCCATTTCACCGATGTTGAAATCGAACAGATTCAGACCTATCTCGCCCGTCGACCGTAA
- the grxD gene encoding Grx4 family monothiol glutaredoxin — translation MSGIHEFIDNEIKSNDVVLFMKGTPQFPQCGFSGQVVQILDYIGVDYKGVNVLADSEIRQGIKEYSSWPTIPQLYIKGEFVGGCDIVREMFQAGELQQHLQENGIAVRAAS, via the coding sequence ATGAGCGGCATTCACGAATTCATCGACAACGAAATCAAGAGCAACGACGTCGTCCTCTTCATGAAGGGCACGCCGCAGTTTCCGCAGTGCGGTTTCTCCGGGCAGGTCGTGCAGATTCTCGATTACATCGGCGTCGACTACAAGGGCGTCAACGTGCTCGCCGATTCGGAAATCCGCCAGGGCATCAAGGAATACTCCAGCTGGCCGACAATCCCTCAGCTTTACATAAAGGGTGAATTCGTCGGCGGTTGCGACATCGTCCGGGAAATGTTCCAGGCTGGTGAACTGCAGCAGCATCTCCAGGAAAATGGCATCGCGGTACGCGCCGCCTCCTGA
- a CDS encoding multidrug effflux MFS transporter yields the protein MGKREFIALAAFLMAINSLAIDIMLPALQQIGASLGVESENHRQFVVSSYLLGFGCAQLFYGPLSDRFGRRTPLLFGLVVYIVSAIGIVFVPSFAGLLVLRFVQGIGSAATRVITISIVRDIYGGRQMAEVMSLIMMVFMIVPVIAPGTGQIVMFFGNWHLIFLFIATMATAIAVWAYLRLPETLHPANVRPFTARSIFGAFKLVLTNRVALCYTIASTFIFGALFGFINSAQQVYVGIYDLGVYFPFAFAGVAIFMSLSSFFNSRFVGKLGMRRLSHGSLIGFIAINTIWLIVQMASTEPMPFALFISFFGLSMFQFGWIGSNFNSLAMEPLGHVAGTASSVLGFMSTVGGAIIGAGIGQAFDGTALPMVAGYFTVSIIGLVFVLIAEKGRLFQSQNPAV from the coding sequence ATGGGCAAGCGAGAATTCATCGCGCTCGCCGCCTTCCTGATGGCCATCAATTCGCTGGCGATCGACATCATGCTCCCGGCCTTGCAGCAGATCGGCGCGAGCCTCGGCGTCGAGAGCGAGAACCACCGACAATTCGTCGTCTCCTCCTATCTGCTCGGCTTCGGCTGCGCCCAGCTTTTCTACGGACCGCTTTCCGACCGCTTCGGCCGCCGCACGCCGCTGTTGTTCGGCCTCGTCGTCTATATCGTTTCGGCGATCGGCATCGTCTTCGTGCCCTCCTTCGCCGGCCTGCTGGTGCTGCGTTTCGTCCAGGGCATCGGCTCGGCCGCCACCCGCGTCATCACCATCTCCATCGTCCGCGATATCTATGGTGGACGGCAGATGGCCGAGGTCATGTCGCTGATCATGATGGTCTTCATGATCGTGCCGGTGATTGCGCCCGGCACCGGCCAGATCGTCATGTTCTTCGGCAACTGGCACCTGATCTTCCTGTTCATCGCCACCATGGCGACTGCTATCGCCGTCTGGGCCTATTTACGCCTGCCGGAAACCCTGCATCCCGCCAATGTCAGGCCCTTCACCGCCCGCTCGATCTTCGGCGCCTTCAAGCTGGTGCTGACCAATCGCGTCGCGCTTTGCTACACCATTGCCAGCACCTTCATCTTCGGCGCGCTGTTCGGCTTCATCAATTCGGCCCAGCAGGTCTATGTCGGCATCTACGATCTCGGCGTCTATTTCCCCTTCGCCTTCGCCGGCGTGGCGATCTTCATGTCGCTGTCGTCCTTTTTCAATTCGCGCTTCGTCGGCAAGCTCGGCATGCGCCGGCTGTCGCACGGCTCGCTCATCGGCTTCATCGCCATCAACACCATCTGGCTGATCGTCCAGATGGCCAGTACCGAACCGATGCCCTTCGCTCTGTTCATCTCCTTCTTCGGCCTTTCCATGTTCCAGTTCGGTTGGATCGGCTCAAACTTTAATTCGCTCGCCATGGAGCCGCTCGGCCACGTCGCCGGCACCGCCTCCTCCGTCCTCGGCTTCATGAGCACGGTCGGCGGCGCCATCATCGGTGCCGGCATCGGCCAGGCCTTCGATGGCACCGCGCTGCCGATGGTCGCCGGTTATTTCACCGTGTCGATCATCGGGCTCGTCTTCGTGCTGATCGCCGAGAAAGGCCGCCTCTTCCAATCGCAGAACCCGGCCGTCTGA
- a CDS encoding multidrug effflux MFS transporter: MTPPHKPHQENQGSRRIGMGFGEFIVTIAIMTASIAMAIDSMLPALPNIGHSLGVTNTNDAQLIIGVFFLGFGVSQIFFGSLSDTFGRRNILLGGLACYIVGMFAAAATGSFEMLLVMRFVQGVGGAAVRITTMAIVRDCFGGREMARVMSYVMIVFMIVPIVAPSVGQLIILYANWHWIFILLGIIATILFVWAFLRLKESLPPEERLPLSVGSVVDGFKTVLTNRITCGYMIGLTMFTGVISAYVISVQQVFGEVYGLGDWLPIAFAATAGGIAVANFANGFFVRKFGMRRISHAALLIFTALSAAGFFYSLTGKPDFAVAYGIFTIVLMMFAVIATNFTAISLEPMGHLAGTATAITGFVSTTAGAILGGLVGQMFNGTVQPLFGGFALFGAVTIATTLWAENGKLFTHPGDSPQLDPGAAHF; encoded by the coding sequence ATGACTCCGCCGCATAAACCGCACCAGGAAAACCAGGGCTCCCGCCGCATCGGCATGGGCTTTGGCGAATTCATCGTCACCATCGCCATCATGACCGCCAGCATCGCCATGGCGATCGACAGCATGCTGCCGGCATTGCCCAATATCGGCCATTCCCTCGGCGTTACCAATACCAACGACGCCCAGCTCATCATCGGCGTGTTCTTCTTGGGCTTCGGTGTCTCGCAGATCTTCTTCGGCAGCCTTTCGGATACGTTCGGCCGCCGCAACATCCTGCTCGGTGGCCTGGCCTGCTATATTGTCGGAATGTTTGCCGCTGCAGCGACCGGCAGCTTCGAAATGCTGCTTGTCATGCGTTTCGTTCAGGGTGTGGGCGGTGCAGCCGTGCGCATCACCACCATGGCCATCGTCCGCGACTGCTTCGGCGGCCGCGAAATGGCCCGTGTGATGTCCTATGTGATGATCGTCTTCATGATCGTGCCGATCGTTGCCCCCTCCGTCGGCCAGCTCATCATCCTCTATGCCAACTGGCACTGGATCTTCATCCTGCTCGGGATCATCGCTACCATCCTGTTCGTCTGGGCTTTCCTCCGGCTGAAGGAATCGCTGCCGCCGGAAGAACGGCTGCCGCTGTCGGTCGGCTCTGTCGTCGATGGTTTCAAGACCGTGCTCACCAACCGCATCACCTGCGGCTACATGATCGGCCTCACCATGTTCACCGGCGTCATCAGTGCCTATGTGATCTCGGTGCAGCAGGTCTTCGGCGAGGTCTATGGCCTTGGCGACTGGCTGCCGATCGCCTTTGCGGCCACCGCTGGCGGCATCGCCGTCGCCAATTTCGCCAACGGCTTCTTCGTCCGCAAATTCGGAATGCGCCGCATCTCGCACGCCGCCCTGCTGATCTTCACGGCCCTGTCGGCCGCCGGCTTTTTCTATTCGCTGACCGGCAAACCCGATTTCGCCGTCGCCTACGGCATCTTCACTATCGTGCTGATGATGTTTGCCGTGATCGCCACCAATTTCACCGCCATCAGCCTCGAACCGATGGGCCATCTCGCCGGCACGGCGACCGCCATCACCGGCTTCGTCTCGACGACGGCCGGCGCCATCCTTGGCGGCCTAGTCGGCCAGATGTTCAACGGCACGGTGCAGCCGCTCTTCGGCGGCTTCGCGCTCTTCGGCGCGGTGACGATCGCAACCACCCTCTGGGCGGAAAACGGCAAGCTGTTCACCCATCCCGGCGACAGCCCGCAACTCGATCCGGGTGCAGCCCATTTCTGA
- a CDS encoding acyl-CoA thioester hydrolase/BAAT C-terminal domain-containing protein: protein MNAEYQRLPPPLQGEIIQVKPDASTGVVVLGGSSGRVDVARARLFASQGATVIALRWFGGEGQVPGICEVPLETFFSATDHLVGLGCKRIVLVGTSKGAEAALLTAVYDPRISAVVAMSPSSVVWGNIGPGLDGISWPERSSWTLRGTPLPFVSSDPEWVREYRDELVAYRGLFERCLQVHESEIDAAAIPLERTNAEILLVAGCDDALWPSDKFAASLVRRRAGFGLYTQIVLGEDAGHRILLPGETTSRSSLRAHGGSDEADAKLGRLAWGHIVDML, encoded by the coding sequence TTGAATGCAGAATATCAACGTCTCCCTCCGCCATTGCAGGGCGAGATAATTCAAGTCAAACCGGATGCCAGCACCGGCGTAGTGGTGCTCGGCGGCTCCAGTGGCCGGGTCGATGTGGCCCGCGCCAGGTTGTTTGCGAGCCAGGGGGCAACAGTCATAGCGCTTCGCTGGTTCGGCGGAGAAGGCCAGGTGCCAGGCATTTGCGAGGTGCCGCTGGAAACGTTTTTCTCTGCCACGGACCACCTGGTGGGACTCGGCTGTAAACGCATCGTCCTGGTGGGAACATCGAAAGGCGCCGAAGCTGCCCTGCTCACGGCGGTATACGATCCGCGCATCAGCGCGGTCGTCGCCATGAGCCCTTCGTCCGTCGTCTGGGGAAATATCGGTCCAGGGCTTGATGGCATCAGCTGGCCGGAGCGCTCGTCGTGGACATTGCGAGGCACGCCGCTTCCCTTTGTTTCGTCGGACCCAGAATGGGTGCGAGAATACCGAGACGAGCTGGTCGCCTATCGGGGCCTGTTCGAACGATGCCTTCAGGTGCACGAGTCTGAGATCGACGCGGCGGCTATCCCTTTGGAGAGAACGAATGCCGAAATTCTGCTCGTAGCAGGATGCGATGACGCGCTCTGGCCATCAGACAAATTTGCCGCATCACTTGTTCGGAGGCGCGCAGGTTTTGGTTTGTACACCCAGATTGTCTTGGGAGAAGATGCGGGCCATCGCATTCTGCTGCCGGGCGAAACGACTTCCCGATCATCGCTGCGCGCTCATGGTGGAAGTGACGAGGCCGACGCCAAATTGGGACGACTTGCGTGGGGACATATTGTCGACATGCTATAG
- a CDS encoding inositol monophosphatase family protein yields MTSTVDVTVLADLLRRAAKAEILPRFRRLGQDDVRAKSEATDLVTEADEQAERMIKAEAAQLWPGALFLGEESVAADPDLLGSLEHADLAIVVDPVDGTFNFAAGIPAFGVMASVISGGETVAGIIYDPMGDDWVMAEKGGGAWLRRPEGGAERLSVAAPVGLEHMVGMASTGYLPKEKRAEVLGNLAKVRFLTNYRCAAHEYRTFAGGHVHYLMYNKLMPWDHLAGTLISQEAGAYAARFDGSPYLPHHLDGGLLITPDKASWDLLRREVFTV; encoded by the coding sequence ATGACTTCGACTGTCGACGTGACCGTTCTTGCCGATCTGCTGCGCCGCGCGGCGAAGGCAGAGATCCTGCCGCGCTTCCGCCGGCTTGGTCAGGACGACGTGCGCGCCAAGAGCGAGGCGACCGATCTCGTCACCGAGGCCGATGAGCAGGCCGAGCGGATGATCAAGGCGGAAGCTGCGCAACTCTGGCCGGGCGCGCTGTTCCTTGGCGAAGAATCGGTCGCGGCCGATCCTGATTTGCTTGGCAGCCTCGAACATGCCGATCTTGCGATCGTCGTCGATCCTGTTGACGGCACGTTCAATTTTGCCGCCGGCATCCCGGCCTTCGGCGTCATGGCGTCCGTTATCTCCGGCGGCGAGACGGTTGCCGGTATCATTTACGATCCTATGGGCGACGACTGGGTGATGGCGGAAAAGGGCGGCGGCGCCTGGCTGCGGCGGCCGGAAGGCGGCGCAGAGCGGCTCTCGGTCGCAGCGCCCGTGGGCCTGGAGCATATGGTCGGCATGGCCTCGACCGGCTACCTGCCGAAGGAGAAGCGCGCCGAAGTGCTCGGCAATCTTGCCAAGGTGCGCTTCCTCACCAATTACCGCTGTGCGGCCCACGAATACCGCACCTTTGCCGGCGGCCATGTGCATTACCTCATGTACAACAAGCTGATGCCCTGGGATCACCTGGCCGGCACGCTGATCTCGCAGGAGGCAGGCGCCTATGCAGCGCGCTTCGACGGCTCGCCCTACCTGCCGCATCATCTCGATGGCGGGCTGCTGATTACCCCCGACAAGGCCTCATGGGACTTGCTGCGGCGCGAGGTTTTTACGGTTTGA
- a CDS encoding inositol monophosphatase family protein, giving the protein MIISDQDILFLGDCVREAAQAEIMPRFRNLGAADVSEKTSEIDLVTQADLLAEHRVTAALRERFPTALVVGEEAYDADRSVVPALADAELAFVIDPVDGTFNFASGLPVFGTMLAVTINGETVAGIIHDPVLGDTVTAIKGAGTMLTRRDGQSTKLKVAEATTLKQMVGGFSWGHMDDPDRARICANMAKIRMTFAFNCSAYEYWMVASGKMHFIGHAKLMPWDHLAGVLAHQEAGGHTAKFDGTPYRPGETTGGIISAPDRESWQLIRREIVGI; this is encoded by the coding sequence ATGATTATTTCAGACCAGGATATTCTCTTTCTCGGCGATTGCGTCAGGGAGGCGGCGCAAGCCGAAATTATGCCGCGTTTCCGCAATCTCGGCGCTGCCGATGTTTCGGAAAAGACTTCAGAAATCGATCTGGTGACCCAGGCGGACCTGCTTGCCGAACACCGGGTCACCGCGGCGCTGAGAGAGCGCTTTCCTACAGCGCTCGTCGTCGGCGAGGAGGCTTATGACGCCGACCGGTCCGTGGTGCCGGCACTTGCCGATGCCGAGCTCGCCTTCGTCATTGACCCTGTCGACGGGACGTTCAATTTTGCCTCCGGGCTGCCCGTCTTCGGGACGATGCTAGCGGTGACGATCAACGGCGAGACGGTCGCCGGCATCATTCACGATCCCGTTCTCGGTGACACGGTGACGGCGATCAAAGGCGCGGGCACTATGCTGACACGCCGGGACGGGCAGTCGACAAAGCTGAAGGTCGCCGAAGCCACGACATTGAAACAGATGGTCGGCGGCTTCTCATGGGGCCATATGGATGACCCGGATCGTGCGCGCATTTGCGCCAACATGGCAAAGATCCGGATGACCTTTGCCTTCAACTGCTCGGCCTACGAATATTGGATGGTCGCCTCCGGCAAGATGCATTTCATCGGCCATGCGAAGCTGATGCCCTGGGATCACCTGGCCGGCGTGCTCGCGCATCAGGAGGCTGGCGGCCATACGGCGAAATTCGACGGCACGCCCTATCGCCCCGGCGAGACGACGGGTGGCATCATCTCTGCGCCCGACCGGGAGAGCTGGCAGCTCATCCGACGCGAGATCGTCGGCATCTGA
- the ttcA gene encoding tRNA 2-thiocytidine(32) synthetase TtcA — protein MNIAANIADELESGEADSSGHALFADAPRSVSFNKLRKRLLRQVRQAFDDFDMLKGQKRWLVGLSGGKDSYGLLALLLDLKWRGLLPVELIACNLDQGQPNFPKHVLPDYLTRIGVQHRIEYRDTYSIVKEKVPEGATYCSLCSRLRRGNLYRVAREEGCDALVLGHHREDILETFFMNFFHGGRLASMPAKLLNDEGDLMVLRPLAYAAEDDLAKFAVAMQFPIIPCDLCGSQDGLQRNAMKDMLADIERRMPGRKDTMLRALSHVNPSHLLDPKLFDFSTLGVTDPS, from the coding sequence ATGAATATCGCAGCCAATATCGCCGACGAGTTGGAGAGTGGCGAGGCCGACAGCAGCGGCCATGCCCTGTTTGCCGATGCGCCGCGTTCCGTCTCCTTCAACAAGCTGCGCAAACGCCTGCTGCGGCAGGTGCGTCAGGCCTTCGATGATTTCGACATGCTGAAGGGCCAGAAGCGCTGGCTGGTCGGCCTTTCCGGCGGCAAGGATTCCTACGGGCTGCTGGCGCTGCTGCTCGATCTCAAATGGCGCGGTTTGCTGCCGGTCGAACTGATCGCCTGCAATCTCGACCAAGGGCAGCCGAACTTCCCCAAGCACGTGCTGCCGGATTATCTCACCAGGATTGGTGTCCAGCACCGGATCGAGTATCGGGATACCTATTCGATCGTGAAGGAGAAGGTGCCCGAAGGCGCCACCTATTGTTCGCTCTGTTCACGGCTGCGTCGCGGCAATCTCTACCGCGTCGCGCGTGAAGAGGGTTGCGATGCGCTGGTGCTCGGCCACCACCGCGAGGACATTCTCGAAACCTTCTTCATGAATTTCTTCCATGGCGGCCGGCTCGCCTCGATGCCGGCGAAGCTTCTGAACGATGAGGGCGATCTGATGGTGCTCCGGCCGCTTGCCTATGCCGCTGAGGACGACCTCGCGAAGTTTGCCGTCGCCATGCAGTTTCCGATCATTCCCTGTGATCTCTGCGGCTCGCAGGACGGGCTGCAGCGCAATGCGATGAAGGACATGCTCGCCGATATTGAGCGGCGGATGCCGGGCCGCAAGGATACGATGCTGCGGGCGCTTTCGCATGTGAACCCGTCGCATCTGCTCGACCCGAAACTCTTCGACTTTTCCACCCTTGGTGTCACCGATCCTTCATGA
- a CDS encoding glutaminase translates to MTDLQATLDSIYADIQPRIGEGKVADYIPELAKVDPKQFGMAIVTVDGKVYRVGNADTAFSIQSISKVFMLTLALGKVGEGLWKRVGREPSGSAFNSIVQLEHESGIPRNPFINAGAIAVSDVVMAGHAPREAIGELLRFVRYLADDESITIDDKVARSETQTGYRNFALANFMRAYRNLDHPVDHVLGVYFHQCALSMSCEQLARAGLFLAARGSNPTTGHSVVSPKRARRINALMLTCGHYDGSGDFAYHVGLPGKSGVGGGIFAVAPGIASIAVWSPGLNKVGNSQLGAAALEMLAARTGWSVFGD, encoded by the coding sequence ATGACGGATTTGCAGGCGACCCTCGATAGCATATACGCCGATATCCAGCCGCGGATCGGCGAGGGCAAGGTCGCGGACTATATTCCGGAGTTGGCGAAGGTCGACCCGAAGCAGTTCGGCATGGCGATCGTCACCGTCGACGGCAAAGTCTATCGCGTCGGCAATGCCGATACCGCCTTCTCGATCCAGAGTATATCGAAGGTCTTCATGCTGACGCTGGCGCTCGGCAAGGTCGGCGAGGGGCTGTGGAAGCGCGTCGGACGCGAACCCTCCGGATCGGCTTTCAACTCGATCGTCCAGCTCGAGCACGAGAGCGGCATCCCCCGAAATCCCTTCATCAATGCCGGCGCGATCGCCGTCAGCGACGTCGTCATGGCCGGCCATGCGCCGCGCGAGGCAATCGGCGAGCTGCTGCGTTTCGTGCGTTATCTCGCCGATGACGAGTCGATCACCATCGACGACAAGGTGGCGCGCTCAGAAACGCAGACCGGATACCGCAATTTCGCGCTTGCCAACTTCATGCGCGCCTACCGCAATCTTGACCATCCCGTCGACCACGTGCTCGGCGTTTATTTCCATCAATGCGCGCTGTCGATGAGCTGCGAGCAACTCGCCCGCGCCGGGCTGTTCCTGGCGGCGCGCGGCAGCAATCCGACGACCGGCCATTCGGTGGTCTCGCCGAAGCGGGCGCGGCGCATCAATGCGCTGATGCTGACCTGCGGCCATTACGACGGCTCGGGCGACTTTGCCTATCATGTCGGCCTGCCTGGCAAGAGCGGCGTCGGCGGCGGCATCTTCGCGGTGGCGCCGGGCATTGCCTCGATCGCGGTGTGGTCGCCGGGGCTGAACAAGGTCGGCAATTCGCAGCTCGGCGCTGCAGCGCTGGAGATGCTTGCGGCGCGCACGGGCTGGTCGGTTTTCGGCGATTGA
- the rpsD gene encoding 30S ribosomal protein S4, with protein sequence MSKRESSKYKIDRRMGENIWGRPKSPVNRREYGPGQHGQRRKGKLSDFGVQLRAKQKLKGYYGDLREKQFRAIFAEADRRKGDTSENLIGLLESRLDAIVYRAKFVPTVFAARQFVNHGHVSVNGVRVNIGSYRCKAGDVIEVREKSKQLVIVLEAVSLAERDVPDYIEVDHNKMVATFGRVPTLSDVPFPVVMEPHLVVEFYSR encoded by the coding sequence ATGAGCAAGCGCGAATCGTCCAAGTACAAAATTGACCGCCGTATGGGCGAAAACATCTGGGGCCGTCCGAAGTCCCCGGTGAACCGCCGCGAATACGGCCCGGGTCAGCACGGCCAGCGCCGCAAGGGCAAGCTTTCGGACTTCGGTGTGCAGCTGCGCGCCAAGCAGAAGCTCAAGGGTTACTACGGTGACCTGCGCGAGAAGCAGTTCCGCGCGATCTTCGCCGAAGCCGACCGCCGCAAGGGCGACACCTCTGAAAACCTGATCGGCCTGCTGGAGTCGCGCCTGGACGCAATCGTCTATCGCGCCAAGTTCGTTCCGACGGTCTTTGCTGCCCGTCAGTTCGTCAACCATGGCCACGTCTCGGTCAACGGCGTGCGCGTCAACATCGGTTCTTACCGCTGCAAGGCCGGCGACGTCATCGAAGTTCGCGAAAAGTCGAAGCAGCTGGTGATCGTTCTGGAAGCCGTCAGCCTCGCTGAGCGCGACGTTCCCGATTACATTGAAGTCGATCACAACAAGATGGTCGCAACCTTCGGCCGCGTTCCGACGCTCAGCGACGTTCCGTTCCCGGTCGTCATGGAACCGCATCTGGTCGTCGAATTCTATTCGCGTTAA
- a CDS encoding ATP-binding protein yields the protein MQVGIDMGLASGAPATLDIEELLATRLLVQGNSGSGKSHLLRRLLEQSAQWVQQVIIDPEGDFVTLSDRFGHVVVDGERTEAELAGIANRIRQHRVSCVLTLEGLDLEDQMRAAAAFLNGMFDADREYWYPVLVVVDEAQMFAPSVGGDVSEDARKMSLGAMTNLMCRGRKRGLAGVIATQRLAKLAKNVAAEASNFLMGRTFLDIDMARAADLLGMDRRQAEMFRDLKRGNFVALGPALSRRPLPIQIGAVETSARSSSPKLMPLPDAPQDVEDLIFTPDPEEFQRPLMRRAPPAPRPTTDILAELSRSTPAASAAPAETRASQVEVSAEEREERLAGVLAEILDDPTSAFRTDSVLYQDFLVRLRMRRVPGPPIALPDFRRRVAISRSGVDATTAATDAWATALSLSSGVTDDLQGVFLMLAKAAVCGEPCPSDARIARAYGTHSARRARRLLGYFEEQGIIVVHADFSGKRIVAFPDMDCQTVPGDANAPDTGDQPLAAE from the coding sequence GTGCAGGTTGGCATCGATATGGGACTGGCGTCCGGCGCTCCGGCGACGCTCGATATCGAGGAGTTGCTGGCGACCCGTCTGCTCGTGCAGGGCAATTCCGGATCGGGCAAGTCACATCTGCTGCGCCGCCTGCTCGAGCAATCGGCGCAATGGGTGCAGCAGGTCATCATCGATCCCGAGGGTGACTTCGTCACCCTCAGCGACAGGTTCGGCCATGTCGTGGTCGACGGCGAGCGGACCGAGGCGGAGCTTGCCGGCATCGCCAACCGCATTCGCCAGCATCGCGTTTCCTGCGTGCTGACGCTCGAAGGCCTCGATCTCGAAGACCAGATGCGCGCCGCCGCCGCCTTCCTCAACGGCATGTTCGATGCCGATCGCGAATACTGGTATCCGGTTCTTGTCGTGGTCGACGAGGCGCAGATGTTTGCCCCGTCGGTCGGTGGCGATGTCTCGGAAGATGCGCGCAAGATGTCGCTCGGCGCGATGACCAATCTGATGTGCCGCGGGCGTAAACGCGGTCTTGCCGGCGTGATCGCGACGCAGCGGCTTGCCAAGCTCGCCAAGAACGTCGCCGCCGAGGCCTCGAACTTCCTGATGGGCCGCACCTTTCTCGATATCGACATGGCGCGTGCCGCCGACCTGCTCGGTATGGACCGGCGCCAGGCCGAGATGTTCCGTGATCTGAAGCGCGGCAATTTCGTCGCCCTCGGGCCGGCGCTGTCGCGCCGGCCGCTGCCGATCCAGATCGGCGCGGTGGAGACCTCGGCGCGCTCTTCCAGCCCGAAGCTGATGCCGCTGCCGGATGCGCCGCAGGATGTCGAAGACCTGATCTTCACGCCCGATCCGGAGGAATTCCAGCGCCCGCTGATGCGCCGCGCCCCGCCGGCGCCGCGGCCGACGACCGATATTCTGGCCGAACTCTCGCGCTCGACGCCGGCGGCATCGGCCGCACCTGCCGAGACAAGGGCGAGCCAGGTGGAAGTCTCCGCCGAGGAGCGGGAGGAGCGCCTTGCAGGTGTGCTTGCCGAAATCCTCGACGATCCCACCTCCGCCTTCCGCACCGATTCGGTGCTCTACCAGGATTTTCTGGTAAGGCTGCGCATGCGCCGCGTCCCGGGACCGCCGATCGCGCTGCCGGATTTCCGCCGGCGCGTGGCGATCTCGCGTTCCGGCGTCGATGCGACGACAGCTGCGACGGATGCCTGGGCGACGGCGCTGTCGCTGTCATCGGGCGTCACCGACGATCTGCAGGGCGTCTTTCTGATGCTCGCCAAGGCTGCCGTCTGCGGCGAGCCGTGTCCGTCGGACGCCCGCATCGCCCGCGCCTACGGCACCCATTCCGCCCGCCGCGCCCGGCGCCTGCTTGGCTATTTCGAGGAGCAGGGCATCATCGTCGTGCACGCCGATTTTTCCGGCAAGCGTATCGTCGCTTTCCCTGATATGGACTGCCAGACGGTGCCGGGCGACGCCAATGCCCCCGACACGGGCGACCAGCCGCTGGCGGCGGAATAG